The Porphyromonas pogonae genome segment GACAGAGGTTTCTTTGCTCCATAGGCATAAATATAGGACGATGTTTTTCTCATTGATGAGACAGCCAAGTCATAACAGGAACTGTATGACCACGTATCTACAGCACCAAAATACATACGGAATATGCCCTTTGATGAAGCACCAAGATAGGTATCCATTATATATTTCGAAAATATCCCTGAGATACCGGGCATCCAACCTGCACCTATGATAAAGCACAGGTTCTTTTCCCGAATATCTTTTTCATATTTCTGCATAGATTGGTAGAGAATATCATAGCCTCCTACATCAATATAGTGGCATCCGCATGCCAATGCTTGTAAAGCGATAAGATTTCCTTGTTTTAGAGAGGGTCCTGAGACATTGATGACCAATGAGCATCGATTGCAAAAGGCCTGCAAATCCGAATGTCTTTCGCAATTCATAGATTGATACGATACATTGGGACCAAACTCTGCCTTTACAGTTTCACCAGCAATACTTCTTCTACCGCCAATGAGTAGTTTATTATCAGCCAGTAAAGGAGTCAGTTTTTGTAGCATCAGACGACCTACTGATCCCATACCTCCTATTACTCCTATATATTTTTCAAAATGCATACTCATTGTTTTATTATATTCAAACCAAAACTCTGTAATAAACTTTGCAATACAGTAAGATCGAGAGAAAGATCGTCAAAAGACGAAACTACAGAGTTCATAGATATTTGACCTCTTAGCAGCATCACCACAATAGCCGCACAAAAAGCTCCCGTCAATTCAAAAGAAGATGCAGCCGTAAGCGAAACACTTCTTTTGTTTATACCATCCGCAACTTGGGCATTTACCAATACAATTCGTTCATTCCATTTATTATTAGCTAGGTCTTGCTGTTGTTTATATGCCATGTTGCGACACCAATTATTCACCCAGACATATTTTCTCGAAAGATAAATGAGCCATTTAGGAAAATTTTGCAAATGAAATGCAGCATCAAAATCTTTTAGATTTTTGAATGTCTGATTGTGTCTTAATGTAGCAACTTCAGGAGAGGAAAAATAGGTTAAAGAAACCTTCTGATGCTCAGGATCGAAGCTAAATTTGGTACTTCTTTTGTATTTACCAGGCTTCACGACCAGACTTTGCCCCTGTGACAGTACTATCAAACGATTCCTAAAAGCATGAAACATATTGTCAATAGAAGCCTTACCTGATCTTACTCCCGCTCCAAAATACAATCTTATCCCAGCTTCCAAAGTAGCATCCATAAATTCAATAGCAGCAATATGAAGCATCAAAGAAGTCAAACCCGGACAGAGTCCCATTCCTGTCAATACTCTCCCTTGCGGATTTGAAGGCGACATAGAGGATAAAACAGATAGTTTTTCCAAATGCTCGTATTCATCATTAATATCAATACAGACAATTCTGTTTTTGAGACAAATCCTATATATGTCCAGTCCTACAGAAAAGAAAGGGCCTAAGGCAAGTATTATAATGTCGAACATTTTCAAAGAATCTTCACATTCATTAGCCTGCAAAAGATCCAGCTTCATGTAAGCAACATCAGGATGACTCTCTGATGGAATAACACCTCTGGAAGCTATAGTAATATCGCAAAGATGAAAGAAATTGGATAAATGATTCAAAATACATTTACCTGCAACCCCCGTACCTCCGATGAGTAAGACTTTACTTTTTTGCATCACGGAGTTTTCTTTTATCAATGTATAAATAGCATATTAAAATATATGCAGTAACAGACAGGCTGA includes the following:
- a CDS encoding saccharopine dehydrogenase NADP-binding domain-containing protein, which encodes MHFEKYIGVIGGMGSVGRLMLQKLTPLLADNKLLIGGRRSIAGETVKAEFGPNVSYQSMNCERHSDLQAFCNRCSLVINVSGPSLKQGNLIALQALACGCHYIDVGGYDILYQSMQKYEKDIREKNLCFIIGAGWMPGISGIFSKYIMDTYLGASSKGIFRMYFGAVDTWSYSSCYDLAVSSMRKTSSYIYAYGAKKPLSFTRSVHQRKFEFLPGKKRCFPMFDDQLSTMAVKSHQLKEISSFVIMNDYMSMMKFCYLSIFKRKDPDSATQILRNDYERLVKKQKVWGGVFCEWFDSEDSISDPQRFVLYTVDNLMFTALPSAIIFEQMCHDKVAAGLHYACDAIDCCAFMKTLKEYSLTEEHIGDNHIFKWNIAHST
- a CDS encoding saccharopine dehydrogenase family protein, which gives rise to MQKSKVLLIGGTGVAGKCILNHLSNFFHLCDITIASRGVIPSESHPDVAYMKLDLLQANECEDSLKMFDIIILALGPFFSVGLDIYRICLKNRIVCIDINDEYEHLEKLSVLSSMSPSNPQGRVLTGMGLCPGLTSLMLHIAAIEFMDATLEAGIRLYFGAGVRSGKASIDNMFHAFRNRLIVLSQGQSLVVKPGKYKRSTKFSFDPEHQKVSLTYFSSPEVATLRHNQTFKNLKDFDAAFHLQNFPKWLIYLSRKYVWVNNWCRNMAYKQQQDLANNKWNERIVLVNAQVADGINKRSVSLTAASSFELTGAFCAAIVVMLLRGQISMNSVVSSFDDLSLDLTVLQSLLQSFGLNIIKQ